The following nucleotide sequence is from Diospyros lotus cultivar Yz01 chromosome 3, ASM1463336v1, whole genome shotgun sequence.
tattaatatattcttcgtaaattgatgcatatgcatatgaaatgaatgagccaactccatctaacaaaattataaatataaaaaataaattaatatgaagaaagaggggccaagccctagcgagggcgagtgagagcaagaggggccaagccctagcgagagcaagagagatctagcgagAGCGagtgagagtaagagagatgcagagagcaagGACGATTGGCGAGCTCGCGcgaaggagcaagagaaatgaggcagaaaaggtgagagagattgagggcaagcgagagtaggggccaagccctagcgagagcaagagagatccaacgagggcgagcaagagcaagagataTGCAGAGAGTAAGGGCGAGAGCGGGCGaacgagcgagaggcagcgagggtgagagagagtgaaagcgaggttgagagaggaatgagaagagaaggggagaagggtttgcaagcaaggcaattgggctggggtgggcTAGTCTCAGGTGGGCTGGGTTTAGGTGGATGggattgtatataatatatattatatatatattcggttcggttcggttacccaccattcggttcggtttcggttcgggttttggtttgattttagtgaaaatcataaccaaaccatacccattgaaacagtgttcgatttttcccCGAACTAAatcattacccagtcaaacggtttttaaccgcgttgaccggttcggtttcggttcggttccccacgatttcggttgcaattgccatccctattAAAAACTAAGCCTTTGAATTTATATTATGAGTTTCATTGTAATTAAGagatttatttcttaaattcattcaattgtaatttattattagatTGGCTAGATTGGaaactagagggcctacttagGTTTCGTTTGGCTATGCGGTTTGATCGCTTTTAAGCTGTATTAACACCTTATAAACTATTAAGAAAAGCTATTAGAGTATTTGGATGCATTTAAGAGCGTTTACGCTGGGTAACTTAAACGCTACTCCAACAATATTTGAAAAAAGCCACATTGGGCCAGCTTTTGCAAAAGCTTTATTCTTTAAAAGCTGAGTTGACTGATTCATTTACGAATTTACCCTTATATATTCTTCCTATTTCCAACCCATACCCCCATCTTCGTCATCCTCTGCAACGCCATTCCCCTACCGCCAGACCTTCTCTAACAGCCACAGTCGCGTCGTCCACTGCAATTGCGCTCGCCGTCACCCCAACTATCCTCATCGCTCGTCGTCCAGCACCTCAGCTGTCACTGTTGTCGTCACCCCAACTTGTCGTTCGTTGTCCATCGCCCGAGCCTGTCGTCCGCCTTCTCTCGTGGTCGCCATCACCCCCATCTACCAATCTCGTTGTCTCCATCTGCCAATCTTGTTGCCTCCATTGTTGGTtcattgtgtatgtatatatatatatatatataacatatattataaatattaatgtatgttatattaatatatttaattttttaattaaaatttaatatttttttaattttattcctaTTATTGAGCAATAtatctattttaatctttttgttaaattttgataacttatcTGCTTTTACAAACAAAACACATAAATATTCATTAATAGTTTAAAAGTATATCTATCCAAACATGTTATTAGCTTAAATGCTACTCAATTTAAATGCTATCAATTACTTAAACACTATCAAGCATAAACGCTACTAAAAAAAAGTTTACCCATCTTACCGTTACAACGCCGTCAACTGATTCAGGAACAAAACAACCTGGAGAACAAGTAACTATGGCAGCCTTGAACCGTGTCGAGCAAAGGAGCAGTTTGGCATGAATCCTCAACCGCGCGGTTCATCCATCTCTTCAACATATCCTCCGCATCAACGGCCAGTTGATGCTGCAACACCGCCGCGCCAAGCGGCCCTACAAGATTCAGCCTGGTCGCCGCCGAGATTATGTCTCTCATTGTCACAAACATGTAAGCCCTCTGAGCAGTTTCGCAATCGAAGCCGAGCAGCCCGCACACGAGCCCGAAGACGGGAGCGTGGTGGAAAGCGACGCCGCGAGCAAGAGACGCGTCTCTCATCGGCTTCAGAGAGGGAATCTCCGAGAACACGGCCGCCCCCACTCTCATGAGCGCCGAGCCTTGCGCCGTCGACGCTTTCCGGCCCACTTCATTTGTCAAAGTTGCGTCCAAGACTCTGTCGAGATTGAGCCAAATTTGCAGATCCGGGGAGATGGTTGCAGAGTAAACGAAGGGGAGAAGAAGGCTTCCCGTGTTGTCTAATGCGTGGATCACGTAAGTTCGAAGATCTTCAGTGGAAGATACCATTCGCGCTTGAATTGCTGCTTCGAGACCGAAGGAATGGGCGAAGCCGCCTGTGGGGAGAATCGAATCCAGCAGTTGCCATTGGGTCCATTGCAGAAGAGGACCGCCCTTGTTTGTTTCCAGCTCTTCTTCCATGGGAGAACGCGACTctggatattcaattatttattcatCACAGGCTGAAGCTGAATtacatatatatcaaacatGTAGAGGGCACAAGCATGAATTCTTGGGTTGCTTCGGAAAGCGAAATCTGGTTCAGCATATTGCCAAGAAAAGCCGAAGCAAACGTTTCGGAAATTGCAACTGAATAAAAAACATTCCTATTTTGCTATGATATAAATTTGTAGTTCGATATGATGCCGTAGTTAAGGGGACTCCCGGGAAAGTGACGGAAAATATATCTGATGAATGGAACACCAATGGAAGTTGCAGGACTGAAACAAAAACTTTTCCGGAACTCAATCGCCAAGCCAAGATTCCTCCTAACCAAACGCGGATTTTACTTCCCACCTGGATTCAGGGGAAGAAGCTGCGACCCCCAAAACCCCCAAATATTTCGACCGAACAAGAATAATATTCGATGAAATCGGAACTAGGTCAGCATTTCTTTGCAACGGAGAAGGAAAACAAGAGAAAATCAATTGATTACAAAACAAGgctcaaaaaaaaagaaaaaaagtagaaAGAGAAATCAATCAGCGACTGGAGCCGGCAAAAAGTAAGTCCCAGATCTAAGCGAAACAAAAGCTCCGGGATATTGGAATTTCAAAATTGGACTTGGAAATGGAAAAGGAAAGCAGCGAAGGAGAGGGGACCCAACCCTAACCGACACCGTGAACGGCGAGAAAGGGAATCGAGGATCCAATCAGAAAGACTGCTTATCTTCCGATgatgagagatagagagatccGGGTATCGCCGGAGAGAAATCGAGAGACAGCGAGAGACCAAAGTTGATCGGGAAATGGCAACTCGTGAGCAAAAGTAGGAGACTCTCGAGAAACAAAGCCTCAAAAGCGGCTGCGGCAgagctgagagagagagtgaaactGAGAAAgtgagacagagagagaaaatacggtcctatttatcaaattttaactcaattattattaattctaaataaacttttaaaattattaattctacaCTTTAAAATTTACAATGTTATTATTTTTCGATGAAATATCAGtggatgttttgtttttttaatttatttttatgaattgtaatataaaaataaaccctCGTTATTTCCTgtttccttttctctttgttgtttgTTCGTACGAAGTCGGGCAGAATGCCATAAAGCCAGAGGCTGCGGCGAGCAAGCAAACTGTGACACTTTGGGCGGGTCATTGCACTTTGAAGATGGCGGTTCCACCGGCCAAGCGCGAGTCCACCGACCTCAATGCCTTCTTCTCACTCTATTCCAACTATATATGGAACCGAATCTCCGCTTTCTTTCCCTCTCCCTCGAATTTTCTCGGCAAAATTCCGAATCCCTACCGCCGCACCGCTCCCGATCGATCACGCCGACGCAAGCCCCATCTCCCTCTTCCGTTGCCTTCCATTTCACTCGACTCGTCTCTGTATGTACCACGCAGCGTCTCTATATTGGTGTAACTGTTTCCATTTCCGCATTTTCACTTAGTAGGAACGTTTTCAATGTGCGCAGGGACACATCTGAGGCTTCTggaattttttatgttctggAAGATATCTTGGAgcatatattttcagatttgcatagcatCCAGAAGAACTTACATTTTTGGCAATCTAAAGCAGAGGTTTGGAGTACAGCTTATTAAACAGTGGATATTTGTCAATGTGATCTCAAAATTTGATTTCTAGCTGGCCGGGTTCTCTGATTTCAGGAATCAAATGCTCGGAAAGTGTACTTCATGATTTTTGAGAGGGGACCTAGGGCTTTTGTCAAGGGGACAGCCCAGCTGATTCGCGAATCTATTGCTGAAGGTTTTGGCATGCAACATCTCTCGCTTTCTGCTTCTGCTCTTATAGCTGAGAGGATATCTGTCCTAACTAGCTTAAGATATTACCTAGCTACTTTTCTGGCACAGGTGTGCGGTTcaattttgttgattttatttatctGCTGTATAATTGCTTTTTATCTCGCATTCCAGTTTTGTATTGTGATTGCCTGAGAGTGCgtgcgtgagagagagagagagagagcaatacCGTACACATTGGGCGATGTAATGCATATAGCGTGGAAGAAATAGTGCTGCTTTAACAATCACAGGAAGTTCAAAagtcctccccccccccccaaccaccACCACTATTTGGTACATTCTGTGCCAGATAAACGGCTTTCCACGCGAGCCTTCCCACTTTgccaattttgtttttttttttttttttgggggggggggggggggtgctgtTTTTTAATTCCCTTGCTTTGCAAAAAGGCTATTTCCACAATTTAAACCCATGCTATTCTTGTTATGAAGGAGTAACTTTATTGTTGTTACCGAGGCTCACTTGATTCTTAGTCGTAATTTCACAAGTTTAAGTCATGTGCTGGCATTGCATTATGATCTTATGTTGTACTTCCAACATATATAACCAGGAGTATGTTGAGGCAGTTCACTATTGTTCTTGATtgtaattaaactaaatatttgcTATATACTTAATAAAAAACTGTACACTTGCTACATGCAAGTCAAAAGTATATCTTTGAGTTGAACATGCTAGATTTATATACTAATAATGTGCACAATGcacatcataaaattctttGGTCCTACTTTTGTAGTACTTTCACAGGCCAACTTAATTGGACTTAGGCTTAAGAATTCTTTCTTGTTTATCATGTGAGTGTGTCCTCATGTTTTAGGAAATGTTGCTTGCTGTTGTGTTGCATCGGGACTATTTGTCAATGATGCCTGTGACACAGCTGAATTTGacaatgacatatatatattttatatgttgaGATTTTAATTTGTTCAGTTGTTGCAGCAATGTTCCGAATTTGACATATTCAGACATAAATAGGGGACACAGATCCATACATGGCTCTATTCAAAATCGCAAATGTGGGAAACATATTGTAGACATAATGGGCACATGGTTACTAGTCAACCTAGCTAGCCTAGCCATACAGTACTGTGCATGGATTTTGCAGATGTCATACATTCTTAACCTCCTGTTTATTCATATAAATTAATGTAACTTAATATTAATTTCTGGATTGTTCATGTAGGTGTACATAGAGGTTGACAGATTTGCAGAGGAATTAGTAAAGGATCCTGAGAAGTCATTACCCTTTTTGCTTGTCACTATTAATGATCTTTTTTCCAAATTGGAAGCATCTATTAGCCATCTTCATGCAATACACCAGGTCATTCTCCACACCTATAACCTACttaatttgtgtttttcttgtTCAGTGGCAATTTTCTGTCATATTTTCTTctctaacttttaatttttcccTTCTGCAGTATGGAAAACATCAAAAGAATAGTTGAACTTCTTTTATTGGTTCCGTTATACTAAATTACCCTGTTGCTTCTGTGTAATGATTTTGCAGAGTGATTCTTCCACTGATGAAAGCCACATTTCCCCTCTAATCTTTGAGAAACTGCCAGGAGTTGGCCAGGAAGATTCTCAATTGTCAGATTGTGAGATTAGAAATGctattgatttaatttatcaaaatctaCACAAACTGGATTCTTACTTAACACATCTTGTAAGATTCTCTATATTCAAACTTTCCCATTTTATTGAGAGTTTTGTGGTTATGTTTTATTACTAAGAATTGTTCTCAGAAGGATCTTGATAAAACATAAATGTCATGTACTAGAACTGGGATCCCTGGAAGCCTGGTTGTCTTAAGCTCCATCTCCCAATCAAACAATGCTGCCGCGCAAAGTTAAATGATTCTATTACCTTTTTTTGCTTGCATACAGAAGAGAGACTGACTGAAAtagttttctttattaaaaCTTGATACTTAAAAATGTTGCTGGAGTTGACAATTTTGCAGTATCTCCAAAATCTTGATGCATCCCTGAAGTGTGTCTTCTTCTTTCCTAAAGCTGTTCTGAGATGAATATAAACACCAtaggtgatttttttttggtttatctTTGGACCTTTCCATTGGGCACCTTAGTGGGTATACAGCTTCCACTGTTGACTTAATTGGTATGCAAgcaaattgatttttagaaaccttgctttctttctttaataGGCTCTCCCAAAGTTTGAGTGTGGCTCATTAGCTTGattcctttgtaattttttacaattttcaaTATATTGTAAATGGAGAATAATATGCTCTTTCTCCATTCATAAGGCATCCTCATTGATTTAAGGATCATATTGAATAGTTTGATTAACCGTAAAATGTTGTTTCTCTCATGCATTTCTATGCCTTTGTCGGAATATTATCTAGTGCTACCGCTTTGccttttttcatattttttaaggCTTCCTTCACTTTTTCGGGAAAATATGTCCATAGAATAGATAATTTTTATCCTATTTGTAATTATAGTGATGTGCCAATATAATAAGCTATAATGTtagttttattaaaatagtaataaataaataaagtgagATAAGGAAGAGAGGTAGCATGGAAGATGTAAGAGATATATGCTGTTTAATGATAGGACAGATCTGGCATTATGAGAATACCTACCGATTGGAGGCTTATTTGGTGTTAGAAGGCTAgagaaaattgttgaaaaaggcTAATGTTTAGACATGTAACAGATTTGTGggcaatttagaggtaaaaaaaAGGCTGAAACAGTGAATTTCTGGGGTTGAAAAACAGGgaaaagagggagaaatagcTTCCGGGCATCACAATTGGGGTCCCATAGGTATCATACCCAGGGTTAGAATTGCATCACACAACTCAAAGAGAACATAACATGCTTAGAGAAAACTGTAGATATTTGTTCCATTAACTACTAAAAAAGAGAGACTACATTGCTGGTATTCATAGAGCTCTAGTATACTATTCCTATTAGGATTAGGAAAATCCTTTTCCCATTAGGAAAGCTAACAAAAACTGAAGCTAGTGATATCAAGAATAGGAAAAGATAATGAATAAAACCTAAACACATAAGTAGAATTAGCAAAATACCCTAGGACACATGCTACATTTTAGACGTTATGTAGACTGACAGAAAATGCCCTTGTTTCATAAAACATCAAAACTAAGCCAAACTAAGCCTAACAAAGCTCCTTGGAGGATCCTTCATCTAAAACATCTCAAATCAATGCTTGGACCTTAGAACCAGTTTTAACCAACCCCACGTAATGGGATAAAGGTTTGCTATGTTGTTTCTTGTATGTCTTCATAGACTGCTACTAGCAACTAAAGTTGGCAATAAGCCGAGCTAGGCCTAGCTCAAGTTCAAATCGATTGATTTTAGCTTGGCTCATAGCTCGGCTCGAGTTCGATATGAGCTGATTTTTTTAGCTCGAGGTTGACTCGATGATGGCTACGAGCTGGCTCGGCTCAGCTCGAAACTAACTATCATcttacttttatgtatatatatatatatttaaataatatatgtgatatatataatatatttatttatatttaaataatatatttataaaattattaagtatatatttatattattgagtattaagtaataaatatttttttatttaataaatttataaaattaatatatataagtatattgaGCTGGCTCGTGAGCCAAATGAGTCGAGCTAATGGTAGCTCAACCTCGGCTCATTTACTAAATGAGcaaaatatttgagctaaaacTTAGCTCATTTGTATCACAAGCTAGCTTATTGAGCCAATTATCGAGTCGAATCTTGAGTAAGCTCACGAGTAGCTCGGCTTATTGCTAGCCCTACCAGCAACCTCCATCTCTCTCCTACAGTTCAATCTCTTTTGGGATGCATGCATCTTCTTGTTTACAAATTTCTCCCATGTGACTTTGAATTCTTGACTGAAGTGAGATGCATTTGGAAATGTTAATCCTAGGAGCACTGGATCAGTTTTCTTAGACAAGAATTCAACCACTCTTCACctgaaatcaaaaccaaacaacataaataataaactgaaaaacaagaatagaatttaaatgaatgaaaacagaaatgaaacaatcaaaccacaagaaGAGACAAGGGTTTATCTTGGTTTGAACTGATTAAAATCAGTCCTACATAAGTAATCCACAGAAAccctctcctctctttctaGCACACGAACACACACTGCCTTCAATCCGAGATTACAAAAAACTTCCCTATTTTCAAGTCTTTCCTCTCACATCAGTTCTCGTATTtagaaagagaagaaatcgAATGATCATTTCAGTCCACCTATCTATCTTATTTATAGAGTAGGcggatatcccaatgaagacataaacatatttacagtttacccccccccccccccccaactatcactaattatAGATTGAGATATAAACTcctatttaattcttcattgaCTCTCAAATGCACTGCTTTCACTGATTTTTTTATCCTATACTTGAGACAACGTTTTAATAGGAAACTTATATTATTGAGCCTTCTCTTCTCCTAGGTTGCCAAACACCGGAAGCCAAGGAAAGTGACTTTAAATTGGATGCGTTATACATGTGGGGTTGTTGGCATTTCAGTCTGTTCAATATGGCTCCTAAAGCATAGCAGATTGATGGGAAGTTCTGACATTGATAGATGGATCCGTGAAGCCAAGGACTCAACTATTAACTTTTGGAATGGCCACGTAGAGCAACCGGTATGATTTCTCAAACTGTTTTCACTAACAGTACCTTCAAGTTCTAAATCATGTCTTAAATGTCTTGCTGGCTTTAAGGTTTAACTTTTCTGCtgataaattatttgaatagtATGATATATCAATTTCACCTCTATAGATGTTTGGCAGAGACTTGAGAAATAGGTCATGATGATGAGGACATTAAATTGTGAATGAAATTTAAGTATAGGTATGTGACAGGTTGGGCATTAATAATTTTGCCAAGCAGTTAAATTAATGAAACCTCATATATGCCTTTTTCCCTTCAAAATGACTTAGCAACCTCTTTATCATTTGAGGTACCCTGCATGCTTTGACAGGATTAGTTTGCTTGTCCGATGACTTAATTTAACAAATGCAATAACCACTTGTACAAGGTAGGTTCTATTCACTGGTGTGAATTAATTCTAAGATCAATGTAAACTCCAACAAtggaaaaaatctaaaaatatgaaaatctcaAGAACAAATATCCTGTGGAGCACAAGTGTTCTAGATAATATAAGCAAGCAAAGTTAGCATAGCAAATAAACCCAATACTTACTTAGAGAAAGAAACTGAATATTCTAGTGCAAAGCACAGCTTGAGCTAAAGTTAGATCAGTAGGGTATAACTTTTTAAATACGAAATAATTAGCTCAATCTGGTGTGGTATCTGTATGGTTTTTTTTTCAGCACATGTtctataagtttttttttttctttgacgGCATCCttggaaattttttattgttagaCTAGTTCTTTTGCATTTGTAATCAATGAAGTGGGAATGCACGTGCATTCTTCTCATATTGGttagtattatatatttacttggattaaaatttttaccagTTCTTAAAATTACTGAAGTCATTTAGTCCAAGTCTTATACAACAGCATATTTCTCAGAAATAatgtatttcatt
It contains:
- the LOC127797165 gene encoding protein DGS1, mitochondrial, with amino-acid sequence MAVPPAKRESTDLNAFFSLYSNYIWNRISAFFPSPSNFLGKIPNPYRRTAPDRSRRRKPHLPLPLPSISLDSSLDTSEASGIFYVLEDILEHIFSDLHSIQKNLHFWQSKAEESNARKVYFMIFERGPRAFVKGTAQLIRESIAEGFGMQHLSLSASALIAERISVLTSLRYYLATFLAQVYIEVDRFAEELVKDPEKSLPFLLVTINDLFSKLEASISHLHAIHQSDSSTDESHISPLIFEKLPGVGQEDSQLSDCEIRNAIDLIYQNLHKLDSYLTHLVAKHRKPRKVTLNWMRYTCGVVGISVCSIWLLKHSRLMGSSDIDRWIREAKDSTINFWNGHVEQPLLSIRDEIFETFRRRHKGVMELEEVQLTANSLHRMLLAFSEQTKGQKFPENASDQEMLEIVMARYEKELMHPIQSLVGGELARALLIQVQKLKLDIETAMLELNQILRANEINFAILAALPAFFLSLLLLMLVRAWLKQDTRAEGRGRIARLQRRLLIAEVERRIMQFQICLDQGLEKDAECMYGLVLYSLDRLCGAVERHAKGTGEWLCLRQDIVDLGKPGLQTAYKLTITSRMERLYDSLLPSSRRR
- the LOC127797166 gene encoding urease accessory protein F; translation: MEEELETNKGGPLLQWTQWQLLDSILPTGGFAHSFGLEAAIQARMVSSTEDLRTYVIHALDNTGSLLLPFVYSATISPDLQIWLNLDRVLDATLTNEVGRKASTAQGSALMRVGAAVFSEIPSLKPMRDASLARGVAFHHAPVFGLVCGLLGFDCETAQRAYMFVTMRDIISAATRLNLVGPLGAAVLQHQLAVDAEDMLKRWMNRAVEDSCQTAPLLDTVQGCHSYLFSRLFCS